In Felis catus isolate Fca126 chromosome C2, F.catus_Fca126_mat1.0, whole genome shotgun sequence, a single window of DNA contains:
- the KRTAP11-1 gene encoding keratin-associated protein 11-1: MSYNCFTRNCSSRPIGGHCAVPVAPVATASTQDADCLSGIYLPSSFQTGSWLLDHCQGTTCEPTVCQPTCHQQNPCISSLGQVTCSRQTTCVSNPCSTTYSRPLTFVSSGCQPLGGISNVCQPVGGVSTVCQPACGGSRTYQRSCMSSCRRTC; encoded by the coding sequence ATGTCCTACAACTGTTTCACCAGAAACTGCTCTTCCAGGCCAATTGGAGGACACTGCGCTGTCCCAGTGGCCCCGGTTGCCACGGCTTCTACTCAGGATGCCGACTGCCTGAGCGGCATCTATTTGCCCAGTTCCTTCCAAactggctcctggctcctggaCCACTGTCAGGGGACCACCTGTGAGCCCACTGTTTGCCAGCCAACCTGTCACCAGCAAAATCCTTGCATCTCCAGCCTTGGACAGGTGACCTGCTCTCGACAGACCACGTGTGTCTCTAATCCTTGCTCGACCACCTACAGCCGGCCACTCACCTTTGTCTCCAGTGGCTGTCAGCCCCTGGGTGGCATCTCTAATGTGTGCCAGCCAGTGGGAGGAGTCTCCACTGTCTGCCAACCAGCCTGCGGGGGCTCCAGGACGTACCAGCGGTCCTGCATGTCCAGCTGTCGAAGAACTTGCTAA